In one Simkaniaceae bacterium genomic region, the following are encoded:
- the rplN gene encoding 50S ribosomal protein L14 — protein MIQEETNLDVADNTGAKSVRCIRVLGGTRRRYARVGDVIVCSVKESEPKANVKKGEVIKAVIVRTRNSIRRKDGSYLKFHDNSCVIIDDKLNPKGTRIFGPVAREVRNNGFVKICSLAPEVI, from the coding sequence ATGATTCAAGAAGAGACTAACCTAGATGTAGCTGATAATACAGGCGCAAAAAGCGTTAGATGTATCAGAGTTTTAGGCGGAACAAGAAGACGCTATGCAAGAGTTGGAGACGTGATTGTCTGTTCAGTAAAAGAATCCGAACCAAAAGCGAATGTCAAAAAGGGAGAGGTCATCAAAGCGGTGATTGTTCGTACTCGAAATTCGATTCGCAGAAAGGATGGTTCTTATCTCAAGTTCCACGATAACAGTTGTGTAATTATCGATGATAAGCTCAATCCAAAGGGAACTCGCATCTTTGGCCCTGTGGCAAGAGAAGTGAGAAATAATGGTTTTGTAAAAATTTGTTCACTGGCTCCTGAAGTCATATAG
- the rpsQ gene encoding 30S ribosomal protein S17, whose amino-acid sequence MEKKLSRKTKLGQVVSNKMDKTVVVRVDRTFSHPQFSKVVTRFKKYYAHTDQVLEVGQKVKIVETRPLSKLKRWRVVEVV is encoded by the coding sequence ATGGAAAAAAAACTAAGCAGAAAAACGAAATTGGGACAAGTCGTATCTAACAAAATGGATAAGACTGTTGTCGTAAGAGTTGATCGTACTTTTAGCCATCCTCAGTTTAGTAAAGTTGTGACCCGTTTTAAGAAATACTATGCTCACACGGATCAGGTATTAGAAGTTGGTCAAAAGGTAAAAATTGTGGAAACTAGACCCCTCTCCAAATTAAAGAGATGGCGTGTAGTTGAGGTTGTATAA
- the rpmC gene encoding 50S ribosomal protein L29, translating into MKMEEIESQTIEALEAMAIDLHKEIFQLRSELKMSRNLEKPHELTQKKRDRARVLTVLNRKIKAGK; encoded by the coding sequence ATGAAAATGGAAGAAATTGAATCACAAACAATTGAGGCCTTAGAAGCAATGGCGATCGATCTCCATAAAGAGATCTTTCAGCTAAGGAGCGAACTTAAAATGAGCCGCAATTTAGAAAAGCCTCATGAACTTACGCAAAAGAAGAGAGATAGAGCTCGAGTCCTCACAGTTCTAAATCGTAAGATCAAGGCAGGGAAATAA
- the rplP gene encoding 50S ribosomal protein L16, with protein sequence MLLPSRTKYRKQQKGSLRGLTKGGEFVEFGEFGMQVLERGKITNRQIEACRVAISRYFSRKGKVWIRIFPDKPITKKPAETRMGKGKGAVDHWVAPVKPGKILFEVANVTREEAQQALVRAAAKLPLKTRFVDRVERV encoded by the coding sequence ATGTTACTGCCATCACGCACTAAATACAGAAAGCAACAGAAGGGTTCTTTACGCGGCCTAACGAAGGGCGGTGAATTTGTAGAATTCGGCGAGTTTGGAATGCAAGTCCTTGAGAGAGGGAAAATCACAAATAGACAAATAGAAGCTTGTAGGGTTGCTATTAGCCGTTATTTTAGCCGTAAAGGTAAAGTTTGGATTCGTATTTTTCCAGACAAACCTATTACAAAAAAACCGGCTGAAACTCGAATGGGTAAAGGTAAAGGAGCTGTTGATCATTGGGTCGCTCCAGTAAAACCCGGGAAGATTCTATTTGAAGTTGCAAACGTGACTAGAGAAGAAGCACAGCAAGCTTTAGTTAGAGCTGCTGCCAAGCTTCCCTTAAAGACGCGATTTGTTGACAGAGTCGAAAGAGTATAA
- the rpsC gene encoding 30S ribosomal protein S3: protein MGQKTSPFGFRLVIRKNWKSVWFADKRTFGDQIQEDMKIRKYLLAKPCCQGTSFIGVKRMSDKIEVTIHTARPGLVIGRKGAEIDILKKDLKNFTGKEVWIEVEEIKRPDLDAKLVAESIAKQTERRVAFRRALKKAIQSSMDAGALGIKVAISGRIGGAEIARTEWYKEGRIPLHTMRANIDYATARAETTYGSIGIKVWINKGEEFNKS from the coding sequence ATGGGACAGAAGACATCACCATTTGGTTTTAGGTTAGTCATAAGAAAGAATTGGAAATCTGTTTGGTTTGCAGACAAAAGAACCTTTGGGGATCAAATACAGGAAGATATGAAAATCAGAAAGTATTTGCTCGCTAAACCATGCTGCCAAGGAACTTCCTTTATCGGTGTAAAGAGAATGAGTGACAAAATTGAAGTCACGATTCATACGGCTAGACCCGGTTTAGTGATCGGTCGTAAAGGGGCTGAAATCGACATTTTAAAGAAAGATCTTAAAAACTTTACCGGAAAGGAAGTTTGGATCGAAGTTGAAGAAATCAAGCGCCCTGATCTTGATGCTAAACTAGTTGCCGAGTCAATTGCGAAGCAAACTGAAAGACGTGTTGCTTTCAGAAGAGCTTTAAAAAAGGCGATTCAAAGCTCAATGGATGCAGGAGCTTTAGGAATTAAGGTTGCTATTTCCGGCCGTATAGGCGGTGCTGAAATTGCTCGTACCGAGTGGTATAAAGAGGGTAGAATTCCTCTACATACAATGCGTGCTAATATTGACTATGCTACGGCGCGCGCAGAAACGACCTATGGTTCAATTGGAATCAAGGTTTGGATTAATAAAGGTGAAGAATTTAATAAGTCTTAG
- the rplV gene encoding 50S ribosomal protein L22, with the protein MQYGKAITKFVRIAPRKARLAAGLIRGLKVEEAQLQLSFSNIRGGRLLLKTLNSAIANAENILNVQRRDLKVKEVRIDGGPIIKRAKSKSRGGRVPVMKRTSHFTVVVEPTTQI; encoded by the coding sequence ATGCAATACGGAAAAGCAATTACAAAATTTGTTCGCATCGCTCCAAGAAAAGCGAGATTAGCGGCAGGCCTCATTCGTGGTTTGAAGGTTGAAGAAGCTCAATTGCAACTATCTTTTTCAAATATAAGAGGAGGAAGGCTTCTTCTTAAGACGCTAAACAGTGCAATTGCAAATGCGGAAAATATACTCAATGTACAACGTCGCGATTTGAAAGTGAAGGAAGTGCGCATTGATGGGGGACCCATTATCAAAAGAGCGAAATCAAAAAGTCGTGGTGGACGAGTACCTGTTATGAAAAGAACGAGCCATTTTACGGTCGTCGTCGAACCAACAACACAAATATAA
- the rpsS gene encoding 30S ribosomal protein S19: MGRSLKKGPFVDHHLLTKVEKQNVEGTKKVIKTWSRRSMIIPEMVGHTFDVHNGRKFLSVFVSENMVGHRLGEFAPTRVFKGHSGTKKAH, from the coding sequence ATGGGTAGATCATTAAAAAAAGGACCATTTGTAGACCACCATCTTCTCACTAAAGTAGAGAAGCAAAACGTCGAAGGGACAAAAAAAGTGATAAAGACTTGGTCTCGACGTTCTATGATTATTCCTGAAATGGTCGGGCATACATTTGATGTTCACAATGGACGTAAGTTTCTTTCGGTTTTTGTCTCGGAAAATATGGTAGGACACCGCCTTGGCGAATTTGCCCCTACTCGAGTATTTAAAGGGCATTCAGGGACAAAGAAGGCACACTAA
- the rplB gene encoding 50S ribosomal protein L2, with protein sequence MVKKFRPVTPSLRKLVLPTNMQLTRKEGKRATVDPEKSLLSVKRRTNGRNHHGHITCRHRGGGHKRFYRQVDFKRDKDGIQAKVASVEYDPNRSAFIALLNYADGEKRYIIAPEGLKEGDVLLSGANAPFKTGCAMQLKDMPIGSVVHNVELYPGRGGKFVRSAGLSAQLAARSNGYASLKMPSGEMRLVKETCKATFGVVSNAEWSLRVEGKAGRMRWRGFRPTVRGTAMNPVDHPHGGGEGKHNGYLPQTPWAKPTKGYKTRNPKKSKKLILKDRRK encoded by the coding sequence ATGGTAAAGAAATTTAGACCAGTTACTCCGAGTTTGAGAAAGCTTGTTCTTCCAACTAACATGCAATTGACTCGTAAAGAGGGGAAGAGAGCAACTGTAGATCCGGAAAAATCACTTTTAAGTGTGAAGCGTAGAACAAATGGGCGCAACCATCATGGCCATATCACATGTCGTCATCGTGGAGGTGGTCATAAGAGGTTTTATCGTCAGGTTGACTTTAAGCGCGATAAAGATGGGATTCAAGCGAAGGTTGCGTCGGTTGAGTATGACCCGAACCGCTCTGCTTTTATTGCTCTTTTAAATTATGCTGATGGAGAAAAAAGATATATCATCGCTCCGGAAGGTTTAAAGGAAGGTGATGTTCTATTATCTGGAGCAAATGCGCCTTTTAAAACAGGTTGCGCAATGCAGTTAAAGGACATGCCAATTGGTTCGGTTGTTCACAATGTAGAGCTTTATCCCGGAAGGGGAGGAAAATTTGTGCGAAGCGCAGGTCTTTCAGCTCAGCTTGCTGCGCGAAGCAATGGCTATGCATCTCTCAAAATGCCATCAGGTGAAATGCGATTGGTAAAAGAGACCTGTAAAGCGACATTTGGGGTTGTTTCTAACGCTGAATGGAGTCTTCGGGTTGAGGGAAAAGCAGGTCGTATGCGTTGGAGAGGATTTCGACCAACAGTACGTGGAACTGCGATGAACCCTGTTGATCACCCACATGGTGGTGGTGAGGGAAAGCACAATGGTTATTTGCCGCAAACTCCATGGGCTAAACCGACAAAAGGATACAAAACTAGAAATCCGAAAAAGAGCAAAAAATTGATTTTAAAAGATCGAAGGAAGTGA
- the rplW gene encoding 50S ribosomal protein L23 produces MTKKNAYSVIKSRYMTEKANVLQNLHTAKSNKSLAKCDEPKYVFLVDKNANKTQIAQALEEIYKDKKIKVKAVNTINVKPKARRVRGRLGKTAMKKKAIVTLAAGDMIDDQV; encoded by the coding sequence ATGACTAAGAAAAATGCATACTCAGTGATTAAATCACGTTACATGACTGAAAAAGCAAATGTCCTTCAAAATTTGCACACAGCTAAGAGCAATAAGTCTCTTGCAAAATGCGATGAGCCAAAATATGTGTTTCTCGTCGATAAAAATGCAAATAAAACTCAGATAGCTCAGGCTCTTGAAGAGATTTATAAGGACAAGAAAATTAAAGTGAAAGCTGTTAACACGATCAATGTGAAGCCCAAAGCGCGTCGCGTTAGAGGCCGACTTGGAAAGACAGCAATGAAGAAAAAGGCGATTGTTACTCTCGCTGCCGGCGATATGATTGATGATCAAGTTTAG
- the rplD gene encoding 50S ribosomal protein L4: MATLKKYDITGKEVGQLELADDLLDIAINSQMLKDYLVAIRNNKRQWSACTKGRSEVNHSNAKPHPQKGTGRARQGTLAAPQYKGGGVVFGPKPKFDQHVRINKKEKRAAIRFLIAEKIKAGRLRVLEGAQIESPKTKVVAGFIKNIGIQDRKVLFLGESFADEQDAEKLFEGVARQDLFIKSMRNIPKTRFLQAQSISGLDVADGSELVVLDGALQDLMLMLGA, encoded by the coding sequence GTGGCAACATTAAAAAAATATGACATTACAGGGAAAGAAGTTGGTCAGCTTGAGTTAGCGGACGACTTGTTAGACATTGCGATTAATTCGCAAATGTTAAAAGACTATCTCGTGGCAATTCGCAATAATAAAAGACAGTGGTCCGCTTGCACTAAGGGGCGATCTGAAGTCAATCATTCTAATGCGAAACCTCATCCTCAGAAGGGGACCGGACGTGCAAGGCAAGGAACGCTTGCTGCTCCTCAGTATAAAGGGGGAGGGGTTGTTTTTGGGCCAAAACCAAAATTTGACCAACACGTGCGTATTAATAAAAAGGAAAAGCGGGCAGCGATCCGTTTTCTCATCGCTGAAAAAATTAAAGCGGGCCGATTAAGAGTCTTGGAAGGTGCTCAGATTGAATCTCCAAAGACAAAAGTGGTGGCTGGTTTCATCAAGAATATCGGGATTCAAGATCGCAAGGTGCTTTTCTTAGGTGAAAGCTTTGCTGATGAGCAAGATGCCGAAAAGCTTTTTGAAGGAGTAGCTCGCCAAGATCTTTTTATTAAAAGCATGCGAAATATTCCAAAAACTCGATTTCTTCAAGCGCAAAGCATCAGCGGACTTGATGTTGCTGATGGATCTGAGCTTGTTGTGCTCGATGGAGCATTGCAAGACTTAATGTTAATGTTAGGAGCGTAA
- the rplC gene encoding 50S ribosomal protein L3, with product MSESKHSIRILGKKIGMTRVFDGEGNLVVCTVISAEPNVVTQIKAIEKDGYSAIQLGADRLSSSKKRRLAKPQLKNFEKINIDPRRHLFESRVENSSQYEVGQEMGVDFFAEGEFLDVTGISKGKGFQGVIKRHGHRGGPAAHGSGFHRHGGSTGMRTTPGRTFPGMKMPGHMGCDQKTVQNLKVVKIDPEKQVILLKGAVPGSRGSSVWMKKAVKGSK from the coding sequence ATGTCAGAATCTAAGCATTCGATCCGAATTTTGGGAAAAAAAATTGGAATGACACGTGTCTTTGACGGCGAAGGTAATCTTGTTGTCTGTACGGTGATTTCAGCAGAACCAAATGTCGTAACTCAAATTAAAGCTATTGAAAAAGATGGCTATTCAGCAATCCAGTTAGGGGCTGATAGATTAAGTTCTTCTAAAAAAAGACGCCTCGCAAAACCTCAATTAAAAAATTTCGAAAAGATAAATATCGATCCCCGTCGTCATTTATTTGAGTCAAGAGTTGAAAATTCTTCTCAGTATGAAGTTGGACAGGAGATGGGTGTTGATTTTTTTGCTGAAGGCGAATTTCTAGATGTAACGGGAATTTCTAAAGGTAAAGGTTTCCAAGGCGTTATTAAGCGTCATGGTCATAGAGGGGGGCCTGCAGCTCACGGTTCCGGTTTTCACCGACATGGTGGATCCACAGGGATGAGAACAACTCCGGGGCGTACGTTCCCAGGGATGAAGATGCCGGGCCATATGGGGTGTGATCAAAAAACAGTTCAAAACCTTAAAGTTGTAAAAATCGATCCTGAAAAACAAGTCATTCTTCTAAAGGGTGCTGTTCCCGGTTCTCGCGGTTCAAGCGTCTGGATGAAAAAAGCTGTTAAAGGTTCAAAGTAG
- the fmt gene encoding methionyl-tRNA formyltransferase, with product MRVVFFGTPNFSADILLHLLEKNIDIVAVVTMPDRPKGRSSQPQPSAVKILYLEKNLPIPLFQPEKASTLETISALKSLNPDLFIVVGYGEILSEELLRVPRLYPINIHTSLLPKYRGAAPIQRAIMAGEAQMGITIMQMNPEMDAGAILSQSSCHISEDLTFPDIERMLNQLAKTEVVKVIEECKRDALKPRSQDLTEVTKAPKIKPEDSRLDLRQAAPDLHHRIRALTPKPATYLDAEIDGVKTRIKIYLSKIHDRFIQEVPGKILEFSKKSLIIACGHGALSILALQLEGKKRVDVPQFYAGFSQKKLIFLV from the coding sequence ATGAGAGTTGTTTTTTTTGGAACCCCTAATTTTTCAGCAGACATTCTTCTGCATTTATTAGAAAAAAATATTGATATTGTGGCTGTTGTCACAATGCCGGATCGTCCTAAAGGGCGTTCTAGTCAGCCGCAGCCATCTGCCGTTAAAATTCTGTATTTAGAAAAAAATCTACCTATCCCTCTTTTTCAGCCGGAAAAGGCGTCGACTTTGGAGACGATTTCAGCCTTAAAAAGTTTAAATCCCGATCTATTTATTGTTGTGGGTTATGGGGAGATTCTCAGTGAGGAGCTGCTTCGGGTGCCTCGCTTATACCCCATTAATATCCATACGTCTTTGTTGCCCAAATACCGTGGGGCAGCGCCGATCCAACGAGCTATTATGGCAGGAGAAGCGCAGATGGGGATTACAATTATGCAAATGAATCCTGAAATGGATGCCGGGGCGATTTTAAGTCAAAGTTCATGTCATATTTCTGAGGATTTAACATTTCCCGATATTGAGAGAATGCTTAATCAATTAGCTAAGACAGAAGTTGTTAAGGTTATTGAGGAGTGCAAGCGAGATGCGCTTAAACCAAGGTCTCAAGATCTTACGGAGGTCACTAAAGCCCCTAAAATTAAGCCTGAGGATTCGCGTTTGGATTTAAGACAGGCAGCGCCTGATTTGCATCATAGGATTCGAGCGTTAACCCCAAAACCCGCTACTTATTTAGATGCTGAAATTGATGGGGTCAAAACCCGCATAAAAATTTATTTATCCAAAATCCATGACCGATTTATTCAAGAAGTTCCCGGGAAAATTTTAGAATTTTCAAAAAAATCTTTAATCATAGCTTGTGGCCATGGCGCGCTCTCTATTTTAGCGCTCCAATTAGAGGGAAAAAAAAGAGTTGATGTGCCTCAGTTTTATGCCGGCTTTTCTCAAAAAAAATTAATCTTTTTAGTCTAA
- the lpxA gene encoding acyl-ACP--UDP-N-acetylglucosamine O-acyltransferase, protein MSNIHPTAIIEAGAKIGNNVTIEPYVIVKGTVTLEDNVTIKSHAYIDGYTTIGSGTVIWPSASIGTKTQDLKFKGEKTFVKIGKNCEIREFVTINSSCNENSEVVVGDHCLIMAYCHIAHNCILGNHVIMANNSMLAGHVEVGDYANIGGMTPVHQFVRIGRYAMVGGFSRVTHDIPPFTIGAGSPYEVGGLNLVGLKRRGFALEDRMELTKAFKVTYRSGLKLSEVIEQLKNFSSANRYLLDWIDFCENTKRGLIGFAGITQKNKDEVEELKEELANT, encoded by the coding sequence ATGTCGAATATACACCCAACAGCGATTATTGAGGCCGGTGCTAAAATCGGAAATAATGTGACAATTGAACCTTATGTTATTGTTAAAGGGACGGTAACCCTAGAAGATAATGTTACGATCAAATCTCATGCGTATATTGATGGGTATACAACGATCGGAAGCGGTACTGTGATTTGGCCGAGTGCAAGTATTGGGACAAAAACACAAGATCTTAAATTTAAGGGTGAAAAAACATTTGTCAAAATCGGGAAAAATTGTGAGATTCGCGAGTTTGTGACAATTAATTCGTCTTGCAATGAAAATTCAGAAGTTGTCGTTGGAGATCACTGTTTAATTATGGCCTACTGTCATATAGCTCATAATTGCATCTTGGGGAATCACGTTATTATGGCAAATAATTCTATGCTTGCCGGGCATGTTGAGGTAGGGGATTATGCTAATATTGGTGGAATGACACCTGTTCATCAATTTGTTCGCATTGGCCGCTATGCGATGGTGGGTGGTTTTAGCCGCGTTACACATGATATTCCCCCTTTTACAATCGGAGCGGGCTCTCCTTATGAAGTGGGGGGATTAAATTTAGTGGGTCTTAAGCGTAGAGGTTTTGCGCTTGAAGATCGAATGGAATTGACAAAAGCCTTTAAAGTGACCTACCGATCAGGGCTTAAATTGTCTGAAGTGATTGAGCAGCTAAAGAATTTTAGTTCGGCCAATCGTTATTTACTAGATTGGATTGATTTTTGTGAAAATACGAAAAGAGGTTTGATTGGTTTTGCCGGGATTACCCAAAAAAACAAAGACGAAGTAGAAGAATTAAAAGAAGAGTTGGCAAATACTTAG
- the fabZ gene encoding 3-hydroxyacyl-ACP dehydratase FabZ: MDDEFSKERIVFDHHAIMRMLPHRYPFLLVDRIVHLDLEKNYIVGQKNITMNEQFFNGHFPFAPIMPGVLVTEALAQTGGILIHEKGYHDKIAVLMSVNNAKFRKTILPGDVLFMHVQGLHFASRGGRVKAQARVQDRVVAEVEIGFGFVERSQLSQEMTK, translated from the coding sequence ATGGACGATGAGTTTTCAAAAGAGCGTATTGTTTTTGATCATCATGCAATTATGAGAATGCTTCCCCATCGCTATCCTTTTTTATTAGTGGATCGCATTGTGCATTTAGATTTGGAAAAAAATTACATTGTGGGGCAAAAAAACATCACAATGAATGAGCAATTTTTCAATGGACATTTCCCTTTTGCTCCGATTATGCCCGGGGTTTTAGTGACTGAGGCGCTTGCTCAAACAGGGGGTATTTTAATTCATGAGAAAGGATATCATGATAAAATTGCCGTTTTAATGAGTGTAAATAATGCAAAGTTTCGCAAAACGATATTGCCCGGAGATGTGTTGTTTATGCATGTGCAAGGGCTTCATTTTGCTTCAAGAGGCGGAAGGGTTAAAGCACAAGCGCGTGTGCAAGATCGAGTTGTTGCAGAAGTTGAAATTGGATTCGGGTTTGTTGAACGTTCTCAACTCAGTCAGGAAATGACAAAATAA
- the lpxC gene encoding UDP-3-O-acyl-N-acetylglucosamine deacetylase, with the protein MRFSLLSSYTYTPSELLAHLPSTRNQCTIANSFVVDGIGLFTGVPVRMTVYPAETGHGIVFKRIDLPSQPTIPALVEYVDDTPRCTILSCQGANIQTVEHILAALRAHNIDNALIEVNGPEIPAADGSARYFVDQIKRVGIGSQDELVQIMPLTKPIYWTKGGIHLVAIPCEEYRISYTLSYPGHPLLDAQFYSLAITPEGFDAQIASSRTFSLFEEVTPLLEKGLIKGGSLDNGVIIKGRDVLNPEGLRFPNEMVRHKILDLVGDLFLVGFPFTAHVFAVRSGHASNAAFARELRQYFDQIECE; encoded by the coding sequence ATGAGGTTTTCTTTGTTGTCCTCATATACTTACACTCCATCTGAATTACTGGCGCACCTTCCATCGACTCGAAATCAATGTACGATTGCTAATTCGTTTGTTGTTGATGGAATCGGCTTATTTACAGGTGTTCCCGTTAGAATGACAGTATATCCTGCCGAAACGGGGCATGGTATTGTCTTTAAACGAATTGATCTGCCTTCTCAGCCCACAATTCCTGCGCTTGTCGAATATGTTGATGACACCCCGCGCTGCACGATACTGAGTTGTCAAGGAGCAAATATACAAACGGTAGAGCACATTTTAGCGGCATTGAGAGCCCATAATATTGATAATGCGTTAATTGAAGTTAATGGGCCTGAAATTCCGGCTGCTGATGGGAGTGCCCGTTATTTTGTCGATCAAATTAAGCGAGTTGGGATTGGATCCCAAGATGAGCTTGTTCAGATTATGCCCCTTACGAAGCCTATTTATTGGACTAAGGGGGGGATTCATTTAGTGGCGATTCCATGTGAGGAATATAGAATTAGTTATACTTTGAGTTATCCCGGGCATCCTCTTTTAGATGCTCAATTTTATTCACTTGCGATCACTCCTGAAGGCTTTGATGCACAGATCGCTTCATCCAGAACATTTTCACTTTTTGAGGAAGTGACTCCGTTGTTGGAAAAGGGGTTGATCAAAGGTGGGAGTTTGGATAACGGGGTGATTATTAAAGGAAGGGATGTGCTCAATCCGGAGGGATTGCGCTTTCCCAATGAAATGGTTCGTCACAAAATTCTCGATTTAGTGGGCGATTTATTTCTCGTTGGATTTCCCTTTACTGCCCACGTGTTTGCTGTGCGTTCAGGCCATGCATCGAATGCTGCATTTGCTCGGGAGTTACGACAATATTTTGACCAGATTGAGTGTGAATAA
- the lnt gene encoding apolipoprotein N-acyltransferase codes for MNIWTFCKQQLQTRISDSTHDRVKRTFISISSALLIGFSDPIQSPFLSFCSSIFLYGLFFSQIESFSRKTTFWAAFGWYALSQAILFSWFATTTFHGPFIVVAYFILLGLISSQFGLFALVVKGPMRWPKLLALAGMWTLFEWARLFFMAGYVWNPVGLSMTWSVSLLQLASYAGVYGLSFLVMAINLLFFRFLKSLSLKRFYLWSIAAFLPFLVGTLHWVTHEIQQKKSPSIRLAAVQTGLGVEEKMPFGLYPDSFMHPILQWDAHFQLLSKRIKSPVDMIVFPESVSLFDLFSSVYLLDEIGHLMVKNFGERVLDALPSMEDQRFAKMFDSDQYVSNAFIGQWLSNFFSADIIMGFDDSDAKLNQHYNAAFLFSPNRENIQRYIKRVLVPIAEYLPFKGFAKIAGHYGIGDFFTPGEGAIILEGKKKIGVSICYEECFGHLMRENRSKGAELFVNLTNDGWFPRSKLPRQHFNHARLRSVEMGIPQIRASNTGFSGAINSFGRVEALLGDRDECGKMIKDIAMIELRDYTYPTLYAKVGDWLIVIVSIAFILIHMISLKIRLAQKNKSSLNS; via the coding sequence GTGAACATCTGGACTTTTTGCAAACAGCAGCTACAAACGAGGATTAGCGATTCAACGCACGATAGAGTCAAAAGGACTTTTATCAGTATTTCCTCTGCCTTGCTCATTGGTTTTTCCGACCCAATACAGTCTCCTTTTTTATCTTTTTGCTCTTCAATTTTTTTATACGGTTTATTTTTTTCACAAATAGAGAGCTTTAGTCGAAAAACGACATTTTGGGCTGCATTTGGTTGGTATGCTTTATCGCAAGCCATTTTATTTTCTTGGTTTGCTACGACAACCTTTCATGGCCCCTTTATTGTCGTTGCCTATTTCATTTTACTCGGTTTAATCAGTTCCCAATTTGGTCTTTTTGCCCTTGTTGTCAAAGGGCCTATGCGGTGGCCCAAGTTGCTTGCGCTGGCCGGGATGTGGACGCTTTTTGAGTGGGCTCGATTGTTTTTTATGGCCGGGTATGTATGGAATCCCGTTGGTCTTTCTATGACATGGAGTGTTTCGCTTCTTCAGCTTGCGTCTTACGCGGGGGTCTATGGGTTGTCATTCCTTGTCATGGCGATTAATTTGCTTTTTTTTAGGTTTTTAAAGAGCCTTTCATTAAAGCGATTTTATTTGTGGTCTATTGCGGCGTTTCTTCCTTTTTTAGTGGGAACACTCCATTGGGTTACCCATGAGATACAACAAAAAAAATCGCCGTCCATTCGTCTTGCAGCAGTTCAAACAGGGCTTGGCGTCGAAGAAAAAATGCCTTTTGGCCTGTATCCCGACTCTTTTATGCATCCTATTCTTCAATGGGATGCGCATTTTCAATTGCTAAGCAAGCGAATAAAGTCTCCTGTAGATATGATTGTTTTCCCGGAGTCGGTTAGTCTTTTTGACTTATTTTCATCCGTTTATTTGCTAGATGAGATCGGTCATTTGATGGTTAAAAATTTTGGTGAAAGGGTTTTAGACGCTCTTCCGTCAATGGAGGATCAGCGTTTTGCAAAGATGTTTGATTCAGATCAATATGTTTCAAACGCTTTCATTGGGCAGTGGCTGTCTAATTTTTTCTCGGCAGATATTATTATGGGATTTGATGACAGTGACGCGAAGCTGAATCAGCATTATAATGCCGCATTTCTTTTTTCGCCGAATCGAGAAAACATTCAGCGTTATATTAAGCGTGTGCTTGTTCCTATTGCCGAATATTTGCCATTCAAAGGTTTTGCTAAAATTGCCGGTCACTATGGAATAGGCGATTTTTTTACTCCCGGTGAGGGTGCAATTATTTTGGAAGGCAAGAAAAAAATAGGCGTATCCATTTGTTATGAAGAGTGTTTTGGCCATCTTATGAGAGAAAATAGGAGTAAGGGCGCTGAATTATTTGTGAATTTAACGAATGATGGTTGGTTTCCTCGCTCAAAATTGCCTCGGCAGCATTTTAATCACGCCCGTTTGCGATCGGTTGAAATGGGCATCCCACAAATTAGAGCTTCAAATACGGGGTTCAGCGGCGCAATCAACAGTTTTGGTCGAGTGGAAGCTCTTTTGGGGGATCGCGATGAATGTGGGAAGATGATCAAAGATATTGCAATGATTGAGCTACGCGATTATACCTATCCGACTTTATATGCCAAAGTGGGGGATTGGCTGATCGTAATTGTATCAATCGCATTTATCTTAATCCACATGATCTCCTTAAAAATAAGGCTTGCTCAAAAAAACAAGAGTTCGTTAAATTCCTAG